A single window of Candidatus Kuenenbacteria bacterium DNA harbors:
- a CDS encoding GatB/YqeY domain-containing protein, whose product MSLLSQLDNDLKSAMIARNSELTDLLRLLKAALKNEMIGLKKQDLTDEEVFKVLKREAKKREDSIPLFTSGNRPELAAKEQAELALIKKYLPAELSEDKIREIVESVIAELGASSPSQFGLVMKAAMAKAGGQADGGVVSRVVKEILK is encoded by the coding sequence ATGAGTTTGCTCTCGCAGCTGGACAATGATCTCAAGTCCGCCATGATCGCTCGCAATAGTGAGTTGACTGATTTGTTGCGCCTCCTGAAAGCCGCTCTCAAAAATGAAATGATTGGTCTCAAAAAACAAGATTTGACCGATGAAGAAGTTTTCAAAGTCCTCAAGCGCGAAGCCAAAAAGCGTGAAGACTCTATCCCCCTTTTCACTTCTGGTAATCGCCCAGAGTTAGCCGCAAAAGAACAAGCAGAATTAGCTCTGATCAAAAAATATCTGCCCGCAGAATTGAGCGAAGACAAAATCAGAGAAATTGTTGAATCCGTTATTGCCGAGCTCGGCGCTTCTTCTCCGAGTCAATTTGGCCTCGTCATGAAAGCCGCCATGGCCAAAGCCGGCGGCCAAGCTGATGGCGGCGTTGTTAGTAGGGTGGTCAAAGAAATTTTAAAGTAA